The Marinobacter szutsaonensis sequence ACCGAGCTCCGCTGCCAGGCCCAGCAATGGGCACCGAACCGTACCTGGCCATCCGACTCCCAGGCCAGTTCCGCCGGGGCCTGCAGCCGCCACCGTTGATCTTGTTCCGGAATCTCGATGTCACCCCCGGCAAGGCGTCCAAGCCAGCTTTGCCACCCCTCGCCAAAGCCGCCGGCAAACGCCAGTGAGACCTGTGCCTCCGAGTGTCGGGCATCAACCGTCAGCGTGTGATCCTGCTGACTGCCGGCGGCTTTCAGTTGAAGTGATTCCAGTTCCTGCCCGGCCGCCTCAATGGCTTCCGCATCGACATTGGCCTCGAGTATCTGGCCTTCCGACAAAGCGGCCGCCAAAGTGACATTCCCGATGGTCAGCTGGTCCTGCCAGGCCAGGGCTTGGCCACTGGCCGCGACTTCCGCAATGGGGTCCTCAGGACTGCCGGAAAGATTCAGAGTCGCCTCTAGCTCCCCGCCGAGGCCGGCAAGAAGTTGATCCGGCTCGGGCAGGGACAGGGTCAGATCTGCAGACAGCTCAGGCCCCCAGGTACCCTCGCCGGAGACCCGGTTATCCCCCACAACCAGCTCCAGACCGGAGACCACCCAGCTGCCGGTTTCGGTATCGAGGGCGCCGGTCGCCAGGGTCTCGTGGGATCGCCAGCTACCCGTGAGGTCCCAGCTCGCGGTCATGCGCGGCACCGGCGCATCCTCCAGGGAGCCCTCGCTTTTGACCTCGCCATTGAGCGACGCTTCCAGCGCGGGCACCCAGAATCCCGGATTGAAATCACTGAGTTCAAGGGCAGCCTCCCAGGTCACCGGTCCGTCAAAGCCGACCCGGCCATTGCCGGTGGCCGATCCGGCACCGGTTTGCAGGGCAAGCTCCGAGAGGTTGACCCCCTTGAGATCGCCGTCCAGGGAAGCTGAAATGGTGGCCTCCCCCATCGGCCCTAGCGTCTCCGCCTTGAGGGAACCCTTATATTGATTGTCCGCCCAACGGAAGCTGCCGGTCAGGGTATTGAGTTCGACCGGCGGCTCGGACAGATTCGGCACCAGCGAATACCAGGGGAATCGATCCAGTGCCAGGTCAGCATCGGCGGAAAAGCCGTCAGCCCAGCTCAGGCTGCCCCGGACACTGGCTTCACCCGGCTGTTCCCCTTCCGTGGCCAGCACCAGTTCAAGGTTGTCAGCCCCCGCGGTGGTGACCAGACCGGACAATCTTAATGCCACCGGTCCGACGGTACCTGGCAGGCTGGCCTTACCATTGGTGCGGAAACCCTGCTCCAGCGATCCGTCCGCCTCCACGACAAGATCCTGGAAGGTGAGTGTATCAGGAAGGCCATCCAGGGCCGTGAACTGCTCAGAGACAACCCGCAGTTGTGCCGGCAGCGACGTGTCCAGAGGCGCCACCTGCCCGGAAAGGGCAGCATCAAGATAGCCACGGCTGCGGCCCTCCAGGCGCAGATCTTCGACGCTGCCGGCCAGGTTCACTTCAATCTCCCACTGATCCCCACGGGGTGGCGGCAGTGTGGCGATGACTTCTAGGTCGACCGGCCAGTCTCCCCGGGTTTCCACCCGCCCCCGGGCGGTGACGGCATAGTCCTCCAGCTGGTAGTGAACCCGCTCGAGCTGCCAGCTGGCACCGGACCCGCCAGCATCCAGTTCAAACCGATCCCAGACCGGGGATCCATTGACCGTGAACGCCCCGATACGAACGTCCGATATTTGCAGGGACAGCGGGATGTCGACCACCGGCAGGGCGAAGCCCGAAGCGGGTTCCGTGCCGTCGGACGACGGGGCTGTCTCAAGACCCATAGACTGTGCGTGCAACGTGTCGACGCACAAACGCTTCTCGAACAGGCATGAGGGCGACCAGTCCAGCAACGGCTGCTGCAAATCCAGATTGATGCCGTAGCCCTGCCATTGCAGCCGGCTCGCCTGCCAACGACCCAGCAGGGAGCCCTGCCCTTCGTCCACTGTCAGCCCCGGTACTTGTTCGATAATCCAGGCCGTCCCGGTTTCCGAACGAACCAGTAGCAGGGCCGCACCGATCAGCAACACCGGTACCAGGATGATCACCGCAAGGATCACACCCAGCCAGCGCAACGGGTGCCACTTGCGGCGGCGATTCTTGCCAACCGTTTCCGTTGCCTGCTTCTCGTCCGTCACAGTTCCGGCCCCATCGAAAAGTGAATTCGCCAGCCTCCGCCGAACTCCGGATCCAGGCCCTTGGCGATATCCAGGCGCAACGGCCCCACCGGGCTGACCCAGCGCAGGCCGATACCGGCACCGGTGGCCAATGGATCAAGCAGATCGTTGATGGCATTGCCATGATCCACAAACACCGCTGCCCGCCAGCGCTCGGCAAACTCGTACTGGTATTCGGCACTGCCAGCCATCAGGTACCGTCCGCCCACCGGCACACCATTGTCGTTTTCCGGCGACAGGGTTTCATAGCCATAACCCCGGACACTCTGGTCACCACCGGCGAAGAAACGCAGCGAAGGCGGCACATCCTCAAACCGGTTGGTGCCAACCGCTCCAATCTGGAACCGCCCCAGGAACCGGTGATTGTCAAACAGGGTATACAGCCCCTTGGCCTGGGCGTATACGTGCAGGATATCGACCTTGGACAGCACCGCTCGGTGGGAGCCGGTCACATCCAGCTGCAGACGATAGCCCCGGGAGGGATCCAGGGGCGAGTCCTGTCGCAATTTGGAGTAACCAACGCCAGGCAACAACAGGCTACTGGTACCCTTCTCGTCATTGCCGATGTTGAAGCGCTCCCCTTCCCACCGGATGGACAACACCTGCAACCAGCCGTTATCCAGCTGATGCTGCCACTGCTGGCCCAGGGTCAGCAGTTCGGATTCCACGTTCTCGATATCCTCCCGCTGATAACCGGCGGTCAGGCGGATCAGGTCCGTCATCGGCGGGTCCAGGGGCAGCTCGTACCAGGTACTGAGATTCTGCCGGGGCTGGGATATTTCGGTTTCGGCACCGCGCTTGTGTCCCATCGGGTTGATCCAGTGCTCGCGCCAGGTACCCCGCACGCGGGGACCAACGTCTGTGGAGAAGCCGACACCCGCGGCCACTGAACGGCGATCACGGCGAGTGACGGCGATGCTTACCGGGATAACCCCATCAACCGCGTTGCCCGGAACGGCATCCACATCGACGCCGGAAAAATAACCACTGCTGGAGAGATCCCGGTTCAGCTGGGCAATGAGGTCCGTGTGGTAAGGCGTGCCCGGCTCGAAGGTGACAAAATCCTCCAGTAGGGAGATTTCAAACCAGTGCCCCTCCTCGAACGTGACCTCCCCCAGGCGGTAGCGCTCACCGGACTCGAAGGCCAGAACAATTTCGGCTGTGTTTTCCTCAGGATTGACGCGTAACGTCCGGGTCACAAACTGGCCGCCAAAATAGCCCCGTTGGCGGGCCCGGGTCTGAATGGCACTGCGCAGGCTGGAATATTCTCCGTGATCCAGAACATCTCCCACCGCCGGCGTTTCCGGCAGCCCGCTCATAAACTCCGGATCTTCCCCGGCGGGGCCACGGATATCCACTTCCCGCGAGGTCACCTTCACCGGTTCGCCCGGTTCAATCTCCAGAATGAGCAGAGCCAGGTCTTCATCGTCTCCCGCTTCCACACGCCAGTCGATTTGCGGGTTGTAATAGCCCAGCGCCCGGAGCGCCTCACCGGCCTGGCGAACTGCCGTAGCGGCATACCGGCGCAGATTGGCCTCGCTGCGACCTTCTACCTCACCGATAAAGGCCTCCGCGTTGGCTTCCAGTTCCGGATAGTCGCCGTTGACCCGAACCTCCACCTGCCGGGCAAATCCCGCAGCCGGCCACATCAAGGCCAGCGCCAAAAGCAGGCGGAACGGGTACATTCTCGGGATCGGGTTAATAGACAGACTCCGGCTTCTGATGTTCTTTCCGTAGGGGTGCTATACGTTCCATTAAAGATTGGAAGTTTAACGTCAGGCGGTCAAGTTGAGGAGCCTGTCGTGCTTGGGGTACAAATACGCTAACCTGTCAGGGACTTACACAGCCTCCAGATCGGATCAATGGCCACCGCATGTTGCATATAAACCGGGAAAACCTGAAGTCCAGCCACCAGCTTGTCTGGTTTATCATCGATTTCCTGATGCTCGGCCTGCTCATCCTGAACCTGGCATTCATAATCTGGGACTCCATCTACAACTTTGTCGCCATCCAGAACCTGCTGAAAGAGCATGCCCCGGCGCTGCAGTCCACCTACCAACCCATTCACGAGCGCTTCATTTTCTACGACATGATCTTCGTATCGATCTTCCTCACGGAGTTTTTCGTGCGCTGGGGCTATGCCATCAAGGCCAGTGTCTATGACCGGTGGTATTTCTACCCGTTCATTCACTGGTACGACCTGGTGGGCTGTATCCCGGTGGGCAGCTTGCGTTTCCTCCGGATCCTGCGGGTGATCTCCATCATCTACCGGTTGCATCAGTACCGGATCATCGACATCACCAGCACCAAGATCTACCGGTTCGTGAACTTCTATTATGAGGCGTTCATGGAGGAGTTGTCGGACCGGATCGTGCTCAAGGTGCTCAGCGGCGTCCAGGACGAGGTCCGTCGCGGTTCGCCGCTGTTCGACCGGATCCAGAAAGACATCCTGTATCCACGCCGGGACATGCTCTCGGACTGGATCTCCCAGCGCGTTGCCGAAGCGGCCCAGGAAGGCTATGTGCCCAATCGGGGTGCCCTGCGCAATTACCTGGAAGGTCGGGTGGACAACGCCCTGAAGCAGAACCTGGAGCTGTCGCGACTGAAATTCCTGCCCGTGGTCGGCCCCACGATCCAGGAAACCCTGGAAGATGCCGTCGGCGACATCGTCGCCAACGTGATTCACCAGATTCTGGAAGACCTGGCCTCCAGCTCCAACCACGCGTTCATCGAGGACATCGTGAACGTCTTCCTGCCCACCCCTGACCAGGTGGCCACCGATGAAACCCAGAACCAGGCGCTGATCGACCTGATCATCGAGATCCTGGATGCCATAAAAGGCCAGGTTAAGGTCAAGCACTGGCGTGCCCAGCTGCCGTAACGTATAAGAGAGACGCCCAAAACAACAAGAGATAGCCCATGGACGCCCTGCATTACCAACCGGCCCACGAACTCCTGCGCCAGCTTGAGAACGGAGCACTGACCAGCGAACAACTCACCCAGGCGCTGCTGGCCCGCATCCGGGAACAGAACCCCGCCATCAATGCGGTGGTTACGCTGGATGAAAACCGCGTTCTGGAGCAAGCCAGGGAAGCGGACCGGCAGCGCGCGAACAACCCGGAGCTGGGCCCCCTGCACGGCCTGCCGCTCACCATCAAGGACACCTGGGAAGTGGCCGGCATGACCTGTACTGCAGGCGCGCCGGCCCTGAAAAACCATCAGCCCAAACGCCATGCCGATGTCATCAGGCGCCTTGAACAGGCCGGGGCCATCATCCTGGGGAAAACCAACATTCCGCTCTATGCAACGGACCTGCAGAGCTACAACAAACTGTTTGGCGTCACCAATAATCCCTATGACGCTACTCGTACACCCGGCGGTTCTTCCGGGGGTGCAGCCGCGGCCCTGGCGTCTGGTTTTACACCATTGGAGGTCGGCAGCGATCTGGCGGGCTCCATCCGCATACCGGCCCATTTCTGCGGCGTGTTCGGGCACAAGCCGAGCCGTTCCCTGGTATCGTTCCGTGGTCACATACCCGGCCCGCCCGGCACCGAATCCCAACCGGACCTGGCCGAGGGTGGCCCCATGGCCCGAAACGCACGGGATCTGGAACTGCTGCTGAAAGTCATTGCCGGCCCGCGCCCCGCCGAAAGCCGCAGCTGGGCCCTGGCCATGGAGCCGGCGCGGCTGGAAAGACTCGATCAGGCCCGGGTAGGCCTCTGGCTCGAAGACCCCTTGTGTCCAGTGGAAGAGGAACTCGTGCAAGGGTATCGGACCCTGGCCAGCAACCTCGAAGACCACGGCGCCCTGGTGGCGGAGGCGAAGCATCCCCTGCTTGGCCTGGAGCACATCCTGCCTGTCTACTTCAATCTACTCGGCAGTCTCATCGGCACCTCCCTGAAACCCGCCCAGCGTCGCCAGATGAAATGGATCGCGCGTTTACAACGCTGGCTGCATCTGTTCGGGCCGACCACGCCCTACATCGGCGAATACGCCCGCGGCGTGAACCAGAAAATCTACGAGTGGATGCAGTGGAGCGAAGTCCGGGAGAAGATGCGGGCCGAGATTGAAACCCTGTTCGAGGGTTTCGACGTGTTGCTCACGCCCATTACCCCCACGGCGGCCATCAGGCATGACCACAGCCAGCCGGTCTTCAAGCGGCGCATAACCGTTGCCGGCAAACCCCGGGCCTACATGGACCAGTTCTGCTGGATTGCCCTGGCGACACTGCTGGGGCTGCCGGCCACGTCCGTACCCATTGGGCGCACGAAAGACGGGCTGCCCTTTAACGTGCAGGTGATCGGAGCACCGGGGACGGATCTGACGACGATTCGGTTCGGGGCATTGCTGGAGGAACATCAACTGGCAGGTTTTGTTCCTCCATCCCAGGACCCTGAATAGCGACGGAGTAGCATCACGTCAATCACAGGCAAATCAGCCTTATATCCGGTACTGCTTGTTCACACTCTCCATCATATAGCCGACACCATAGACCGGCTTGAGACGAAGGCCGTAGGAACCATCCAGCTTGAGGCGCTTTCGAATCCTCGAGGCATGGGTATCAAGCGTGCGCGTTGTTCTTTGCGTCAACCCACCCCAGACGTGGTCGTAGATGCTCTCCCGATCAAACACCGAGTTCGTATTGCCGAAGAAAAACAGAAAAAGCTCAAATTCCTTGTCGTTGAGTTTGACCGGTTCACCGTTCACCAGAACCGTTTTCTCTTTCATCTTTAGCGAATAATTTATATTTCCATCAAATTGAGCGATCTCGTGGTATCGACGCCTGCTTAGGACCGAAAGCTTCGATAGCAGCAGCTTTATGTCAAAAGGGTCCTCCAGAAAATCGTCGCTTCCGTTACTGATCGCATTCAGAAGCTCCTCCCGGTCAGACGCAGCTCCAGACGAGAGACTTATGACGTAAGGCCACCATCCGAACTCCGCGCGGACTTTGTATAGGGGAGCACAGTTAATACTGCCCTTCCCGATATCCAGATCCAGCAGGATCAGATCAAAATCCTTCGCGCTACCGGTTTGCGAAGCGAGGTCATAGTCAAACTCGTGAATGGTGCAATCCGGCGTGTCGATAACGCGCGATATGTAGTCCTTCCATTCTTTGTTTTCAGAAAAGATGAGTATTTTCATAATCTCTAATCCCGATGAAAAGGCGCCCTCCTCACGTTGGCAGGGTGAGAATAAGGAGGGCGCAAAAGCGGAATCAGCAACTCTGATTCATGTACCAGGGCACGGCGACAGATAACCCGGCGCGAATGTCATGTCGGGGCTGATACCCCAGGCAATTCCCAATCTTCATCAGATCTTCCCGGGAATATCTGATCTCCTCAGAGGCAGACCGGTTGTACAGAGGCGAGTGTTTGTGCTTCTGACTCACAGAAGACAATTCAAAGCTCATGTAATTGAACAGTTCATTCAGGGTGATGGGATTTCCGGCTACCACACTGTACACCTCACCCTTTGCCTCCTCTGGCGCCACCGCCGCAAGTATATTGGCCTGAACCACATCCGCGACGTAACAGAATTCCAGACTGGCCCGACCATCCCCATTAATGACAACCCGTTGACCAGACAACATCGTCGCCAGCCATCGCGGAATCACAGTGGCGTTGGGCGCCTCGGGATTCTGGCGAGGGCCGAATACCTCAAAGTAACGCAAGCCGATGGGTTTGAACTGGTAGTTCTGTGCGAAGACCGAGGCATAGAATTCATTCATCTGCTTGGTGATCACGCGAGCCGCGCCGTGATAACTGTTGCGGAGGGCAGCCGTCGATTCCGGGCCTGGCTGGTGACTCACCGACCCACAGGAGGCGTAGGTGAAGCTGGATACCGCTTCATCACGTGCCGCCATCAGCATGTTCAGGAAACCATTCACGTTAGTCTCATGATGCTTACGCAGGTCTTCCGAGCAACGTGGGACAGAATCCACGGCGGCATGATGCAAGACATGATCCACACCACGAACCGCATCCACGCATGTGGCAAAATCCTCGATACTGCCTTCTATGAAGAAGAAATTTCTCCAGGCTTCCTCACCAACACACGCGCGCACTTGCGCCAGGTTATCGCGGCTCCCGGTTGAGAAATTGTCCAGTCCGACCACTTTTTGGCCATGGACCAGCAACCACTCGAGCAGGTTTGAACCGATGAATCCCGCTACTCCGGTAATCAGCCAGGCTTTTGGTTTTGCCTGCAATGAACTTGCACATGACTCGAACAGGGTCGTCATCTCTCATTCTCCCGAAAAGACTTACAATAGTGTTCTGAACATCGGTATATCGCTCAGGGGTGTTCAGAGGTAAACATCATCACCGGAATGCTCGTAACTGAAATAAGCAACAGGAAGTGACGATACGAAAGACGCCTGCCAATCATTGCCAATGCCCTGACAGACAACCGACTTGCCACCTTCGTGAATCGCCGTGTTGAGTTTGGTGACTTGGGAGACGTAGGCAGAATGATCGAACTGCTGCTCTCCGGAACCGATCGCCAGCCATTCCGGTGTGATTGCAATCATTGAAACAACCCGTTCGATGACCGAAAGGACCGGTGAGACACCCTCGTCCAGAACCGGGTTGCTCAGGACAACGTCTATGTCGTTATCGGATAACTGGAAGATCACCTTGCGTAACTCGCGCAAATCGTGGATGTCCAGCAGCTCTCCGGCTTCCAGGACGAGACAGAGACTGAAGCCCCTGCTTTCCACGCCCGGGGCTAACCTGATCAAAGCTTTGGCAAACCGCTCCACCAGAAGTGCCTGAGGCTTCACCCCAATCAATAACCATGACTCAGGGACCAGATCACAGGGTCCGCCGCAGGCTGGCCCAGTCAACGTCGCACCGGTACAACCCCAGACGATCCGGTTCAGAAAGGCGATGTATCTATCAACACCGAATGACTCTTTTCTGAAATTTTCCGGGCTACCACAACTGCCCGCCTTGGCCAGGAAATCTGCAGCGTTGAACCTGTAACCGACCAGATCCCCCCGACGACTGAAAACACCGAGCCCCCTCAAGGGCGCCCGGCCAGATCCAACGATCAAACCAGCCGGTGGAGAGAACGCTGGTATGACTGAGTCTGGCAACGGGTTTCGTAGCATCTTCCTGGCCCCTTCAAATACATTCGTGGTTGAAAACTACTCAAAACCAGCACTGGAATTCCGCAAAATCAGTAGGATTCACCGGCGATTTGTGACGTAGTTTTGATTTTCTCTTCAGAAACTCGCTAGAATCTTAAGAAAGTAAAGACACTGCCTCACATTTGTACGCAAATTTAGTACATTTGATCGTATTGTGTCAATTGTTTAACCAGGTTTTGAGAGGGTTTCACCAGTGAGTCAACATGACACCGGAGTAAAAGCGGTTCTCTCAAGGATGAAGCGGATCTATGGGGTGGACAAAGATGCGGAGCTTGCGCGCGCACTGGACATCAGCCCACAAACACTGAGCTCATGGCGTCAGCGATCTGCGGTTCCCTATGCATTATGCGTTGAGTGTGCGAAATCGAAGGGTGCGTCTCTGGACTGGCTTCTATACGGTGAAGGCCCGATGATGCGCGAAGAAAAAGCGCTGGAGGACGAGGCGGACACAGCTCAGCCTCAATCCTGCGCAGACCTGAGAGCGCAAATTACAAAAATTCTGGAGGATCTCCCCCGGAAAGATCTGGAGGACATCCTCAGTGAATCGATCCATCGCAAACGTCTGAGAACGCTGGAGCAGCGTTTTGAAAACTTGCAGGCACAGTTTTTCGATACCAGCCAGGAGGCTGTCTGATGTCTGCAACAACCTGAAAGCATGGAGCAGGAAGCGTTAAAAAAGGATCGTCACCCTAGTCGGCCATCTCGTTAATCGCTGCAATGAGCTCGCTCAGCACCAGGACCACTTCCTTGAGAGGCGCCGAATCCGTCGGCACACCATCCCGACCCACGCCGGGATTCTCAGCAAGCAACGTGTTCACCGACTGTTTGATTTCGCCCAGTCTGATCTGCTTTTCCGAGGCATTTTCCAGCAGTCGCTCAATCTCGCTGACAGACTCAAGGACGGATTCCAGCTCCGCTT is a genomic window containing:
- a CDS encoding winged helix-turn-helix domain-containing protein; translated protein: MKILIFSENKEWKDYISRVIDTPDCTIHEFDYDLASQTGSAKDFDLILLDLDIGKGSINCAPLYKVRAEFGWWPYVISLSSGAASDREELLNAISNGSDDFLEDPFDIKLLLSKLSVLSRRRYHEIAQFDGNINYSLKMKEKTVLVNGEPVKLNDKEFELFLFFFGNTNSVFDRESIYDHVWGGLTQRTTRTLDTHASRIRKRLKLDGSYGLRLKPVYGVGYMMESVNKQYRI
- a CDS encoding autotransporter assembly complex family protein, with amino-acid sequence MYPFRLLLALALMWPAAGFARQVEVRVNGDYPELEANAEAFIGEVEGRSEANLRRYAATAVRQAGEALRALGYYNPQIDWRVEAGDDEDLALLILEIEPGEPVKVTSREVDIRGPAGEDPEFMSGLPETPAVGDVLDHGEYSSLRSAIQTRARQRGYFGGQFVTRTLRVNPEENTAEIVLAFESGERYRLGEVTFEEGHWFEISLLEDFVTFEPGTPYHTDLIAQLNRDLSSSGYFSGVDVDAVPGNAVDGVIPVSIAVTRRDRRSVAAGVGFSTDVGPRVRGTWREHWINPMGHKRGAETEISQPRQNLSTWYELPLDPPMTDLIRLTAGYQREDIENVESELLTLGQQWQHQLDNGWLQVLSIRWEGERFNIGNDEKGTSSLLLPGVGYSKLRQDSPLDPSRGYRLQLDVTGSHRAVLSKVDILHVYAQAKGLYTLFDNHRFLGRFQIGAVGTNRFEDVPPSLRFFAGGDQSVRGYGYETLSPENDNGVPVGGRYLMAGSAEYQYEFAERWRAAVFVDHGNAINDLLDPLATGAGIGLRWVSPVGPLRLDIAKGLDPEFGGGWRIHFSMGPEL
- a CDS encoding NAD-dependent epimerase/dehydratase family protein, encoding MTTLFESCASSLQAKPKAWLITGVAGFIGSNLLEWLLVHGQKVVGLDNFSTGSRDNLAQVRACVGEEAWRNFFFIEGSIEDFATCVDAVRGVDHVLHHAAVDSVPRCSEDLRKHHETNVNGFLNMLMAARDEAVSSFTYASCGSVSHQPGPESTAALRNSYHGAARVITKQMNEFYASVFAQNYQFKPIGLRYFEVFGPRQNPEAPNATVIPRWLATMLSGQRVVINGDGRASLEFCYVADVVQANILAAVAPEEAKGEVYSVVAGNPITLNELFNYMSFELSSVSQKHKHSPLYNRSASEEIRYSREDLMKIGNCLGYQPRHDIRAGLSVAVPWYMNQSC
- a CDS encoding translocation/assembly module TamB domain-containing protein, whose protein sequence is MTDEKQATETVGKNRRRKWHPLRWLGVILAVIILVPVLLIGAALLLVRSETGTAWIIEQVPGLTVDEGQGSLLGRWQASRLQWQGYGINLDLQQPLLDWSPSCLFEKRLCVDTLHAQSMGLETAPSSDGTEPASGFALPVVDIPLSLQISDVRIGAFTVNGSPVWDRFELDAGGSGASWQLERVHYQLEDYAVTARGRVETRGDWPVDLEVIATLPPPRGDQWEIEVNLAGSVEDLRLEGRSRGYLDAALSGQVAPLDTSLPAQLRVVSEQFTALDGLPDTLTFQDLVVEADGSLEQGFRTNGKASLPGTVGPVALRLSGLVTTAGADNLELVLATEGEQPGEASVRGSLSWADGFSADADLALDRFPWYSLVPNLSEPPVELNTLTGSFRWADNQYKGSLKAETLGPMGEATISASLDGDLKGVNLSELALQTGAGSATGNGRVGFDGPVTWEAALELSDFNPGFWVPALEASLNGEVKSEGSLEDAPVPRMTASWDLTGSWRSHETLATGALDTETGSWVVSGLELVVGDNRVSGEGTWGPELSADLTLSLPEPDQLLAGLGGELEATLNLSGSPEDPIAEVAASGQALAWQDQLTIGNVTLAAALSEGQILEANVDAEAIEAAGQELESLQLKAAGSQQDHTLTVDARHSEAQVSLAFAGGFGEGWQSWLGRLAGGDIEIPEQDQRWRLQAPAELAWESDGQVRFGAHCWAWQRSSVCAEDQLLYPRPDIAYRISRFPTEALAPLLPETLRWQSELNAEVSFTQGDAGPTGRVFVDAGSGEFDVLVDGEWEALGYSSLTAELALQPEVANVDIRLDGDALGSFRLDLSVDPDSPERRVDGDFSLQGLDLALAGVFTGLQEVAGEISGQGRLSGPLMKPAVTGELALVDGRIMDPTLPVPLEDILLQVDLNGYSADLSGRIRSNERSETTLDGTLDWSGAPRGSLAIVGSRIPFNIEPYARLEIAPDLEVTFSEGDLAVTGEVAVPRGSIEIKSLPAQAVQVSEDEVIVGVEQEEPAIRSMNMDVTVRVGEDEVTFAAFGVTGNLEGTLRIGNDMDTRGTLQLVDGNYEAYGQELELRTARLLFVGNITEPYLEIEAIREVGTVVAGLRLSGPVQSPSTEVFSNPDMPQSDALSYLILGRAPQSQGDEGQMSRAALSLGLTQASKVTGEIGEEFGIRQLTLEAEGAGEQTSVVASGYLTDDLSVRYGVGIFEPITTVALRYDLGKYFYLEAASGLAASLDIFYTRDF
- a CDS encoding amidase, with the translated sequence MDALHYQPAHELLRQLENGALTSEQLTQALLARIREQNPAINAVVTLDENRVLEQAREADRQRANNPELGPLHGLPLTIKDTWEVAGMTCTAGAPALKNHQPKRHADVIRRLEQAGAIILGKTNIPLYATDLQSYNKLFGVTNNPYDATRTPGGSSGGAAAALASGFTPLEVGSDLAGSIRIPAHFCGVFGHKPSRSLVSFRGHIPGPPGTESQPDLAEGGPMARNARDLELLLKVIAGPRPAESRSWALAMEPARLERLDQARVGLWLEDPLCPVEEELVQGYRTLASNLEDHGALVAEAKHPLLGLEHILPVYFNLLGSLIGTSLKPAQRRQMKWIARLQRWLHLFGPTTPYIGEYARGVNQKIYEWMQWSEVREKMRAEIETLFEGFDVLLTPITPTAAIRHDHSQPVFKRRITVAGKPRAYMDQFCWIALATLLGLPATSVPIGRTKDGLPFNVQVIGAPGTDLTTIRFGALLEEHQLAGFVPPSQDPE
- a CDS encoding helix-turn-helix transcriptional regulator, whose product is MSQHDTGVKAVLSRMKRIYGVDKDAELARALDISPQTLSSWRQRSAVPYALCVECAKSKGASLDWLLYGEGPMMREEKALEDEADTAQPQSCADLRAQITKILEDLPRKDLEDILSESIHRKRLRTLEQRFENLQAQFFDTSQEAV